The sequence CATCATGCCATGCACGCTATCGCTGCCATCGGGTTGGCCGTGTTCATGGCGGTAACGGGCGTCATGCACTTTCTGGCTCCCGAATACTTCCGCACGCTGGTACCCGCATGGCTTGGCAGGGAGCGGCTCCTCGTGGCCGTCACCGGGGCCGCGGAGGTCGTCGTGGGTGTGCTGGTGCTGGTTGCGCGCAGCAGACCGGTCGGAGGCTGGATTGCCGCCTTCCTGATCACCTGCTACCAGGTGTCCCACGTTGACGCGGTGCGACATGCGCGGCCCGACCGGCCCCGGTTGCTGGAGCGGCCGGCCGGCGCCGCGGCTCGACTGGCGGTGAACGTCCTGTACATCGTCTGGGCCGTCGTCGTGGCCAGATCCGCGGCCTGACCCCGATGCCTGGCGCCCCGAATGCCCCGGACGGCGCCGAGACCACCCGTAGTCACAGAGGAAGCTACATTCTATGAGTCACCGCATCGTCGTCCTGGGCGCCGGTTACGCCGGTCTGTCGGCAGCCAAGCGCCTCGCCCGCAACCTGCGCCGCAACGACGTCACCGTCACGCTGGTCAATGCCTCGGACCGGTTCGTGGAACGCGTCCGGCTCCATCAACTCGCCGCAGGGCAGCGACTGGCGGTACTGCCGTTGCGTCAACAGCTCAGCGGCACACCGGTCCGACTGGTCGTCGGTCGTGTGACCGCGATCGATACCACCGCCCGGACCGTGTGCATGGGCGACGAGCAACGAGTGATGGTCTACGACACTCTGGTGTACGCGGCGGGCAGCCAGGCACGGCTCGACGAGGTGCCGGGAGCAGCCGAACACGCCCACGCCGTCGCCAGCCCCGAGCAGGCGACCCGGTTGCGGCACCGGATTGCCGAGATCGAGTCCGGCGGCACGGTCGCCGTGGTCGGCGCAGGACTTACCGGGCTGGAAACCGCCTCGGAACTGGCCGAGAGTCATCCCGGGCTGCACGTCCGGCTGTTCACCGATGCCGATGACGTCGGATCCCGGCTGGCCCCGCGAGGCCGGACCCATCTGCGGCGCGCTCTCGACCGGCTGGGCGTCTCGATTCATCCCAAGACCGTCGTCATGTCCGTACGGGACAACGGCGTGGACACCCTCGATGGCAGGGCGTTCGCCGCCGACGCCGTCGTATGGAGCACCGGGTTCCGTGTGCCGGACCTGGCTCGCGAAGCAGGGTTCGCCACGGATGACGGTGGCCGGATACTCGTTGACGCCACCCTGCGCTCGGTCTCGCATCCCGAGGTGTACGCCGTCGGCGACGCCGCCGCAGGAGCATCGGTGAGCGGAGAACCAAGTCGAATGTCCTGCCAGGCAGCACTGCCCATGGGCCGTGGCGTGGCCGATGTCGTCGCGGCTCGGTTGACGGGCCGGGAATCGGGGCCGGTCCGGATCGGCTACGTCTTCACCAACATCAGCCTGGGCCGGCGCGA comes from Streptomyces sp. FXJ1.172 and encodes:
- a CDS encoding MauE/DoxX family redox-associated membrane protein, whose protein sequence is MHAIAAIGLAVFMAVTGVMHFLAPEYFRTLVPAWLGRERLLVAVTGAAEVVVGVLVLVARSRPVGGWIAAFLITCYQVSHVDAVRHARPDRPRLLERPAGAAARLAVNVLYIVWAVVVARSAA
- a CDS encoding NAD(P)/FAD-dependent oxidoreductase, with the protein product MSHRIVVLGAGYAGLSAAKRLARNLRRNDVTVTLVNASDRFVERVRLHQLAAGQRLAVLPLRQQLSGTPVRLVVGRVTAIDTTARTVCMGDEQRVMVYDTLVYAAGSQARLDEVPGAAEHAHAVASPEQATRLRHRIAEIESGGTVAVVGAGLTGLETASELAESHPGLHVRLFTDADDVGSRLAPRGRTHLRRALDRLGVSIHPKTVVMSVRDNGVDTLDGRAFAADAVVWSTGFRVPDLAREAGFATDDGGRILVDATLRSVSHPEVYAVGDAAAGASVSGEPSRMSCQAALPMGRGVADVVAARLTGRESGPVRIGYVFTNISLGRRDGVVQFTRADDRPRRFVLTGRAAAAFKEAVVRSTVRSGLRGEKHRSTRGGQP